In Leishmania donovani BPK282A1 complete genome, chromosome 1, one DNA window encodes the following:
- a CDS encoding fatty acyl CoA syntetase 1, putative, whose amino-acid sequence MGGCVVSLMEVLNSTRLVEHPDFAARRVYGVINQRVTEDEADRSGVYRCARLTDAQHVECFNWYEGPTILQRLAIICTERGDQRAMAYRTVEKVVKESTKDEKGGTREWAYTFLNEPTYITYAEVWSRLVAFGRGLVELGLQKGSHVALYEDTRWEWLVTMLGVWTQEMIGVTVYANLGEDALLYALKEATCEALVCNGKNVGKLISLMNQYGVHNATIIYLDALPSNLNTESHKVVAWADVLAKGTPSTAPYKVQDNKDEEVLVMYTSGTTGNPKGVVHTIGALTQGALGLEERLTELIGKEENESYVAYLPAAHIFEFTCENIMLLRGALICFGTPRTLTDTYARPCGDLRAFNPFFFIGVPRIFETIKKAVEAKLPPVGTLKRQVFDHAYQSRLAALKEGKDTPYWNEKVFSLPRRILGSKVRGICCGGAPLSDKTQEWLSVVLGRPVAQGYGMTESVCNASVQRSGELKCEVGQLLHGVEARLLDTEHYKHTDKPHPRGELLLRGRFVFKGYYKQPELTEQSILPGGWLRTGDVAEMEAETGQMRIIGRVKALAKNCLGEYIALENLEALYCECPVVAPNGICVLVDPQQPFITALVLTDEEKAMKFARAHKFENARWPDILKDPAFIAAVTASLAEIGRKAGKKSFELLKRVCVLSDEWTPENNLVTASMKVRRSAIDKHYAGIIKELFAD is encoded by the coding sequence ATGGGTGGCTGTGTCGTCTCCTTGATGGAGGTGCTGAACAGCACCCGTCTCGTCGAGCACCCCGACTTTGCCGCGCGGCGCGTCTATGGCGTCATCAACCAGCGCGTCACAGAGGACGAGGCTGACCGCTCCGGCGTGTACCGGTGTGCGCGGCTGACGGATGCGCAGCACGTCGAATGCTTTAACTGGTACGAAGGGCCGACgatcctgcagcgcctcgccaTCATCTGCACAGAGCGCGGTGACCAGCGCGCCATGGCGTACCGCACGGTCGAGAAGGTGGTGAAGGAGTCCACGAAGGATGAGAAGGGCGGCACGCGGGAGTGGGCGTACACCTTCCTCAACGAGCCGACGTACATCACGTACGCGGAGGTGTGGAGCCGGCTCGTCGCGTTCGGACGCGGCCTGGTCGAGTTGGGTCTTCAGAAGGGCAGCCATGTGGCGCTCTACGAGGACACGCGGTGGGAGTGGCTGGTGACGATGCTCGGTGTGTGGACGCAGGAGATGATAGGAGTAACCGTGTACGCGAACCTCGGCGAAGACGCGCTGCTCTACGCTCTCAAGGAGGCGACGTGCGAAGCGCTGGTGTGCAACGGCAAGAACGTCGGCAAGCTCATCTCGCTGATGAACCAGTACGGCGTCCATAACGCGACGATCATCTACCTCGACGCACTGCCGTCGAACCTGAACACAGAGTCTCACAAGGTGGTCGCGTGGGCCGACGTTCTGGCCAAGGgcacgccgtcgacggcACCGTACAAGGTGCAGGACAacaaggacgaggaggttCTGGTCATGTACACGAGCGGCACAACCGGAAACCCAAAGGGCGTCGTGCACACGATCGGCGCGCTGACGCAAGGCGCCCTCGGCctggaggagcggctgacGGAATTGATCGGCAAGGAGGAGAACGAGTCGTACGTCGCCTACCTCCCGGCTGCACACATCTTCGAGTTCACGTGCGAGAACAtcatgctgctgcgcggcgcactCATCTGTTTCggcacgccgcgcacgcTGACGGACACCTATGCGCGGCCGTGCGGTGATCTGCGCGCGTTCAACCCCTTCTTCTTTATCGGCGTGCCGCGCATCTTCGAGACCATCAAGAAGGCCGTCgaggcgaagctgccgccggtgggCACGCTCAAGCGACAGGTGTTCGACCACGCCTACCAGAGccggctggcggcgctgaaggagggCAAGGACACGCCGTACTGGAACGAGAAGGTGTTCAGTCTGCCACGCAGGATTCTCGGGTCGAAGGTACGTGgcatctgctgcggcggcgccccaCTGTCCGACAAGACACAGGAGTGGCTGTCCGTCGTGTTGGGCCGCCCCGTGGCGCAGGGCTACGGCATGACGGAGTCTGTGTGCAACGCCTCCGTGCAGCGCTCCGGTGAGCTCAAGTGCGAGGTGGGgcagctcctgcacggcGTCGAGGCGCGCCTGCTGGACACGGAGCACTACAAGCACACGGACAAGCCGCACCCAcgtggcgagctgctgctgcgcggccgctTCGTCTTCAAGGGCTACTACAAGCAGCCGGAATTGACAGAGCAGAGCATCCTGCCGGGTGGGTGGCTGCGCACGGGCGACGTGGCCGAGATGGAAGCGGAGACGGGGCAGATGCGCATCATTGGCCGCGTcaaggcgctggcgaagaaCTGCCTGGGCGAGTACATCGCGCTGGAGAACCTCGAGGCGCTTTACTGCGAGTGCCCGGTCGTGGCGCCCAACGGCATCTGCGTCCTCGTGGACCCGCAGCAGCCTTTCATCACGGCGCTCGTGCTGACGGACGAGGAAAAGGCAATGAAGTTTGCCCGCGCCCACAAATTCGAGAACGCGAGGTGGCCCGATATCCTGAAGGACCCCGCGTTCATCGCCGCGGTCACCGCGTCGCTTGCGGAGATTGGCCGGAAAGCGGGCAAGAAGTCGTttgagctgctgaagcgcgtgtgtgtgttgagCGACGAGTGGACGCCGGAGAACAACCTGGTGACGGCCTCCATGAaggtgcgccgcagcgcgatCGACAAGCACTACGCCGGCATCATCAAGGAGCTCTTTGCAGATTAG